Proteins encoded within one genomic window of Camelina sativa cultivar DH55 chromosome 19, Cs, whole genome shotgun sequence:
- the LOC104766081 gene encoding UDP-glycosyltransferase 71B7-like, translated as MNFELVFIPSPGAGHLRSAVDMAKLLVDRETSLSITVIILPIISEGEVGASDYVAALSAASNSRLRYKVITSDSAEDEPTPELTNFEKHIENQAPKVKRVVAKLVKDYSRLPDSPRIVGFILDIFSYSMIDVAKEFGVPSYLFNTTNAGMLALGYHIQMLYDENKYDVSESDYVNSEAVLNVPSLSRPYPVKCIPDIFASKVTLPMFVNQARKFRQMKGILINTVSELEPYVLKFLSSSDTPPVYTYGPLLHLTNQVDDSKEEKQSDILRWLDEQPPSSVVFLCFGSKGGFSDEQAREIAMALERSGQRFLWSLRRASPNIFREAPKEFRNLEEVLPEGFFDRTKDIGRVVGWAPQVAVLAKPAIGGFFTHCGWNSMLESLWFGVPMAAWPLYAEQKFNAFMMVDELGLAVEIKKYWRDDHLTGVGTVTVTAEEIETSIKCLIDQDCDVRKKVKEISKKCHIALLDGGSSRIALQKFIEDVTKNYRFNDKGIRVCTQMRHN; from the coding sequence atgaaTTTTGAGCTTGTCTTCATCCCTTCTCCTGGAGCCGGTCATCTCCGATCAGCGGTGGATATGGCGAAGTTACTAGTGGACCGTGAAACCAGCCTTTCTATCACCGTCATCATCCTTCCTATCATTTCCGAAGGCGAAGTCGGTGCTTCAGATTACGTTGCAGCCCTCTCCGCTGCATCGAACAGCCGCCTACGTTACAAAGTGATCACCTCCGACTCCGCCGAAGATGAACCAACCCCCGAGCTAACAAATTTTGAGAAGCATATCGAGAACCAGGCGCCAAAGGTTAAACGCGTCGTTGCGAAACTCGTCAAAGACTACTCGAGGCTACCGGACTCGCCGAGGATTGTTGGGTTCATCCTAGACATATTCTCCTACTCGATGATAGATGTGGCTAAAGAGTTTGGTGTTCCGAGTTATTTGTTTAATACCACGAATGCAGGAATGCTCGCACTTGGATATCATATTCAGATGCTGTACGATGAGAACAAGTACGATGTTAGTGAAAGTGATTATGTAAACTCGGAAGCTGTGTTGAACGTTCCAAGTTTGAGTCGGCCTTATCCGGTGAAGTGTATTCCTGACATTTTTGCATCTAAAGTGACGCTCCCCATGTTTGTAAATCAAGCGAGAAAATTTAGACAAATGAAGGGTATTTTGATAAACACTGTTTCTGAGCTTGAGCCTTATGTGTTGAAGTTTCTTTCGAGTAGTGATACTCCTCCTGTTTATACTTATGGACCATTGCTACATCTCACGAACCAAGTTGATGATTCCAAGGAAGAGAAACAATCCGATATTTTACGGTGGTTAGACGAGCAACCACCTAGTTCGGTTGTGTTCCTCTGCTTCGGGAGCAAGGGAGGCTTCAGTGACGAACAAGCAAGAGAAATCGCAATGGCGCTAGAGCGTAGTGGCCAACGGTTTCTCTGGTCTCTTCGTCGTGCATCTCCGAATATATTTAGGGAAGCTCCTAAAGAGTTTAGGAATTTAGAAGAAGTTCTTCCGGAAGGTTTCTTTGATCGGACGAAAGATATAGGAAGAGTGGTCGGTTGGGCTCCGCAGGTGGCCGTGCTTGCGAAGCCGGCTATTGGAGGATTCTTCACTCATTGCGGGTGGAACTCGATGCTAGAGAGTCTTTGGTTCGGCGTTCCGATGGCTGCATGGCCGTTATACGCAGAGCAGAAGTTTAACGCATTTATGATGGTGGATGAGCTTGGATTGGCTGTGGAGATAAAGAAATACTGGCGAGACGATCATTTAACGGGAGTGGGGACGGTTACGGTGACAGCGGAGGAGATAGAGACATCAATTAAGTGTCTGATAGACCAGGATTGTGACGTGAGGAAAAAAGTGAAGGAGATTAGCAAGAAATGTCACATAGCCCTATTGGACGGTGGATCGTCGCGGATTGCGTTGCAAAAGTTTATTGAAGACGTTACGAAGAATTATCGTTTCAATGATAAGGGAATACGAGTCTGTACCCAAATGAGGCataattaa
- the LOC104767724 gene encoding UDP-glycosyltransferase 71B8-like — MDVQIINVIREPCALCTTKIKSCSQNCEFAPYFPAEKKLEYKNAHELFGIPNIMKMMRFAPTTEEKCMLASSILMEGKAWKDDHAKGGFEKIRKLKWEILLRKLYLNELKEKIKVVEEEIKLRRYTSAILANPAIGGFVSHCGWNSTLESLWFCVPIATWPFYAEQQFNAFEMLEELGLAVEIRNSFRSETELMTAEEIERGIRCLMEHNSDVRHKVKEMSAKSHVALMDGGSSHTALIKFRQDVTKNIHKS, encoded by the exons ATGGACGTCCAAATAATCAATGTTATTCGTGAACCATGTGCTTTGTGTACTACCAAAATCAAATCCTGCTCTCAAAATTGCGAATTTGCACCTTATTTCCCTGCAGAAAA AAAACTTGAGTATAAAAATGCACATGAATTATTTGGTATCCCAAATATTATGAAGATGATGCGATTCGCGCCCACAACAGAAGAAAAATGCATGTTGGCATCATCTATACTCATGGAAGGTAAGGCTTGGAAAGATGATCACGCGAAAGGTGGATTTGAAAAGATCCGAAAATTAAAGTGGGAAATTTTACTACGTAAACTCTACCTCAATGAACTAAAGGAGAAGATTAaagttgtagaagaagaaatcaaact CCGACGTTATACTAGCGCCATACTAGCGAATCCTGCGATCGGAGGATTCGTGTCGcactgtggatggaactcgacACTAGAGAGTCTTTGGTTCTGTGTTCCGATCGCGACGTGGCCGTTTTACGCCGAGCAACAGTTTAACGCGTTCGAGATGCTTGAAGAGCTAGGGCTTGCGGTGGAGATCCGAAATAGTTTCCGGTCAGAGACAGAGTTAATGACGGCTgaggagatagagagagggATCAGGTGTTTGATGGAGCATAATAGTGACGTGAGGCATAAAGTGAAGGAGATGAGTGCGAAGAGTCATGTAGCATTAATGGACGGTGGATCTTCACACACTGCTCTTATAAAATTCAGACAAGACGTTACTAAGAATATTCACAAATCTTAA
- the LOC104766079 gene encoding peroxidase 30-like, with product MNRLNFAVAVAVTVLIGVLGLSEAQLQMNFYAKSCPNAEKIISDHIQKHIHNGPSLAAPLIRMHFHDCFVRGCDGSVLINSTSGNAEKDSQPNLTLRGFGFVERIKSILEKECPKTVSCADIIALTARDAVVATGGPSWRVPTGRRDGRISNSTEALNNIPPPTSNFTTLKRLFANQGLNLKDLVLLSGAHTIGVSHCSSMNTRLYNFSTTVKQDPSLDSEYATILKATKCKILNDNSTILEMDPGSRRSFDLSYYRLILKRRGLFQSDSALTTNSATLKMINDLVNGSEQTFYKAFAKSMEKMGRVKVKTGSSGVIRTRCSVAGS from the exons ATGAATCGATTGAAttttgcggttgcggttgcagTGACGGTTCTTATTGGGGTGTTGGGGTTATCGGAGGCTCAACTTCAAATGAACTTCTACGCAAAAAGCTGTCCAAACGCAGAGAAAATCATTTCGGATCATATTCAAAAGCATATCCATAATGGTCCTTCTCTTGCAGCTCCTCTCATCAGAATGCACTTCCATGATTGCTTCGTTAGG GGATGTGATGGATCTGTGTTGATAAATTCGACTTCTGGGAACGCAGAGAAAGATTCACAACCGAATCTAACACTTAGAGGCTTCGGTTTCGTAGAGAGGATCAAGTCTATTCTTGAAAAAGAGTGTCCTAAGACTGTTTCTTGCGCTGATATCATTGCTCTGACCGCTAGGGACGCAGTAGTCGCCACC GGAGGTCCTTCATGGAGAGTCCCAACGGGAAGAAGAGACGGTAGAATCTCAAACTCTACGGAGGCTTTGAACAACATTCCTCCGCCAACGAGTAATTTCACGACGTTAAAGCGGCTTTTCGCTAACCAAGGCCTTAATCTCAAAGACCTTGTTCTGCTCTCCG GGGCTCACACGATTGGTGTCTCTCATTGTTCTTCCATGAACACTCGTCTCTACAACTTCTCGACGACAGTCAAACAAGATCCGTCTCTAGATAGCGAGTACGCAACTATTTTAAAGGCTACGAAATGCAAGATCCTTAATGACAACTCCACCATCCTAGAGATGGATCCTGGCAGCCGCAGAAGCTTCGATCTCAGTTATTACAGGCTTATCCTAAAGAGGAGAGGTTTATTTCAGTCCGATTCTGCTTTGACTACGAACTCAGCCACGTTGAAGATGATCAACGACTTGGTCAACGGTTCTGAACAGACGTTTTATAAAGCTTTCGCTAAGTCAATGGAGAAGATGGGGAGAGTTAAAGTTAAGACGGGCTCTTCTGGTGTGATCAGGACACGTTGTTCTGTCGCCGGAAGTTAG
- the LOC104767723 gene encoding LOB domain-containing protein 9-like, with amino-acid sequence MDVQIINVIREPCALCTTKNKTCSQNCEFAPYFPAEKKLEYKNAHDLFGTPNIMKMMRFAPTTEEKCMLASSILMEGKAWKDDHAKGGFEKIRKLKWEILLRKLYLNELKEKIKVVEEEIKLAL; translated from the exons ATGGACGTCCAAATAATCAATGTTATTCGTGAACCATGTGCTTTGTGtactaccaaaaacaaaacctgcTCTCAAAATTGCGAATTTGCACCTTATTTCCCTGCAGAAAa AAAACTTGAGTATAAAAATGCACATGACTTATTTGGTACCCCAAATATTATGAAGATGATGCGATTCGCGCCCACAACAGAAGAAAAATGCATGTTGGCATCATCTATACTCATGGAAGGTAAGGCTTGGAAAGATGATCACGCGAAAGGTGGATTTGAAAAGATCCGAAAATTAAAGTGGGAAATTTTACTACGTAAACTATACCTCAATGAACTAAAGGAGAAGATTAaagttgtagaagaagaaatcaaactcgctctttaa
- the LOC104766080 gene encoding UDP-glycosyltransferase 71B6-like encodes MKIELVFVPSPTISHLMATVEMAKQLVDQNDHLSITVVIISFNSKSTSMITSLTTASNKQIRYEIIYGGDQQPTELKATDSHIQSLKPQVRDAVAKLVDPTRPDSPRLAGFVVDMYCTSMIDVANKFGVPTYLFYTSNAGFLGLLFHIQFMYDANDTYDMSELEDSDAELVVPSLTCPYPLKCLPYIFKSKEWLSFFVTQARRFRETKGILVNTVPELEPQALKFLSSGDTPRVYPVGPLLHLKNEARDDSVDRKQSEILQWLDEQPPRSVVFLCFGSMGGFSEDQAREIAVALEQSGHRFLWSLRRASLNIMKEPPGEFTNLEEILPEGFLDRTEERGKVIGWAPQVAVMEKPAIGGFVSHGGWNSTLESLWFGVPMAIWPLYAEQKFNAFEMVEELGLAVEIKKHWPGDLLLGRSEMEIVTAEEIERGIKCLMDQDSDVRKRVNEMSEKFHVALMDGGSSETGLKSFVEDVTENIT; translated from the coding sequence atgaaaatcGAGCTGGTGTTCGTTCCTTCTCCGACTATCAGTCATCTCATGGCGACAGTGGAGATGGCCAAGCAACTAGTTGATCAAAACGACCACCTCTCTATCACCGTGGTAATCATATCTTTCAATTCCAAAAGCACATCGATGATCACCTCGCTCACCACTGCATCTAACAAGCAAATCCGCTACGAAATAATCTATGGAGGAGATCAACAACCAACCGAGCTGAAGGCGACTGATTCTCACATCCAAAGTCTAAAACCACAGGTGAGAGACGCCGTTGCGAAACTCGTAGATCCCACTCGACCAGACTCACCACGTCTAGCTGGATTCGTCGTTGATATGTACTGCACTTCGATGATCGATGTCGCTAACAAATTCGGTGTCCCGACGTACTTGTTTTACACTTCCAACGCTGGATTTCTCGGACTCTTGTTTCACATTCAGTTCATGTACGACGCAAATGATACCTATGACATGAGCGAGTTGGAAGACTCAGACGCAGAATTAGTGGTTCCGAGTTTGACTTGTCCTTATCCGTTGAAATGTCTTCCTTACATTTTCAAATCAAAAGAGTGGCTCTCCTTTTTTGTAACTCAAGCGAGAAGATTCAGAGAGACTAAGGGCATTTTAGTAAATACGGTTCCTGAGCTGGAACCTCAAGCGTTGAAGTTTCTCTCCAGTGGTGATACTCCACGTGTTTACCCAGTAGGACCATTGTTGCATCTCAAAAACGAAGCTAGGGATGATTCCGTGGACAGGAAGCAATCGGAGATTTTACAGTGGTTAGACGAGCAACCACCTAGATCGGTAGTGTTCCTTTGCTTTGGGAGTATGGGAGGTTTCAGTGAGGACCAAGCAAGAGAAATCGCTGTAGCTCTCGAACAAAGCGGCCACCGTTTTCTCTGGTCTCTCCGCCGTGCATCCTTGAATATAATGAAGGAGCCTCCCGGTGAATTCACTAACCTAGAGGAGATACTTCCGGAAGGGTTTCTTGATCGGACGGAGGAGAGAGGAAAGGTGATTGGTTGGGCACCACAGGTAGCCGTGATGGAGAAGCCGGCGATCGGAGGTTTTGTTTCTCACGGCGGATGGAACTCGACGTTGGAGAGTTTGTGGTTCGGTGTTCCGATGGCGATTTGGCCACTTTACGCCGAGCAGAAGTTTAACGCTTTTGAGATGGTGGAGGAGCTTGGTTTGGCGGTAGAGATCAAGAAGCATTGGCCAGGTGATCTTTTGTTGGGGAGGTCGGAGATGGAGATTGTGACTGCGGAGGAGATTGAGAGAGGGATCAAGTGTTTGATGGACCAAGATAGTGACGTGAGGAAGAGAGTGAATGAGATGAGCGAGAAGTTCCACGTAGCTTTAATGGACGGTGGATCGTCTGAAACTGGTttgaaaagttttgttgaagaCGTAACGGAGAATATTACTTGA